Proteins encoded in a region of the Neodiprion lecontei isolate iyNeoLeco1 chromosome 5, iyNeoLeco1.1, whole genome shotgun sequence genome:
- the LOC107221277 gene encoding protein sidekick isoform X4 has protein sequence MEKLDWPNRRRSFHPQNLIKTGGSRRRASFRKLFAALSFICIAGGACATESLQEPRFITQPSSSGSILSEGRTKILQCQARGYPQPKYRWFKDGLPLNNELSSEPYYRILNTRREDAGTYYCVASNEVGSIFSERIAFSVAYMEVFEDLTERAVLVESGDAAVLNLPEIESHPIPEVIWLTSNGPLAYDIKYATTANQHTLLILSASESDQGYYRARAINTQLGKEENSPFFKLQVTGDPNKEIAPNIIVKPQDTQIVKDHPVTYLHCIANARPLHELETLWFKDGIPIENAGISYSFRDLWNRTLGLLSANLTHTGQYTCHVSLRTGGYPTVTASANITVYEKPTFINELRREILGDYGSTISIPCDAVGVPPPKVSWFRNAASVDHLLGIRYDTEEDGSLVIRKLTMEDSGMFQCLATNEAGESSVYTWLKAKTSIPVMESPPRNVTVLDGKDASITCKAVAAPVPNVTWIYNDADTVEVAGRVQILENGDLLLAAVMPTDAGKYTCIRANEAGSVNGSAYLTVLVRTQIIQPPVDTSVLLGYTAELQCKVSSDPKVPYDIAWFHNKQVINTRASQRVKMRDDGALELAAVRASDVGEYMCSVVSPGGNDTRKARLSVIELPFAPINVQAVRMEEISPRTINVSWVPGFDGNSPTNKFIIQRREVPELGPIPDPLLNWVTEHSNVSASSRWVLLDSLKAAAAYQFRVSAVNSVGEGPPSDPSNVMVLPQEPPSGPPLGFVGSARSFSEIITQWQPPLEEHRNGHILGYILRYRLYGYNDSPWTNQNITNEAQRNYLITDLITWKDYIVQIAAYNDKGVGIFTDGVKIKTKEGVPEAPPTNLKARARNSTAVEVWWKPPNPQKINGINQGYKLQAWIGGNFTEENEYKSTTVPPSLFDPLAEQSATITGLKKYTLYNITVLCFTDPGDGERSAPVEIRTSEDVPGAIENLQFDEISDREVTVRWNPPHETNGILTGYQLKYMIKDLPESLRVENFTADVQSTKIQHLQATTHYKFEVTAWTSKGAGKSRIATIQSGVEPVLPEPPTKLALSNIDAFSVVLQFTPGFDGNSSITKWTVQAQTSRNMTWYTVYEVSDPDASTITVKGLTPFMQYKLRLIANNVVGMSGPSEPTKEFQTIQAPPSHPPRNVTVRAMSATELRVRWIPLQQIEWYGNPRGYNITYKELRTNKSKSISIEDHTANSYVLENMEEFALYEIVMKAYNDVGSSSPSPKAIERTRESVPSLGPISVEANATSSTTIVVKWGDIPIEHQNGQIEGFKVYYGASNRLPFQYKNIPTNATFTTTLTELRKFVQYHIQVLAYTRLGDGVLSLPPIRVQTFEDAPGAPSNVSFPDVSFSMARIIWDTPEDPNGEILAYKVMFHLNSSQDHQFSKEFPASDRTFRATGLKQEEYYMFSVTAQTRLGWGKTAYALVLTTNNRERPQPPSAPQVSRSQVQSRQITFSWTPGRDGFAPLRYYTVQKAENSGPFQTIPERVDPSVNSYTANNLKPFTQYQFRIQATNDIGPSTWSAESAQVQTLPTAPSRAVIGLKVVPITKSSVEVHWEPIEEIYWSGDHATGGYRVVYQPVSDFPTALEAAPKKNIPGIKNNMMVLSDLMEDKNYEIVVVPFNSEGEGPPCPPVTVYVGEAVPTGEPRELNAKALSSTEVHLSWKPPQLDMQNGDLLGYKIFYLVTDSPQEFEKPQEEEIEVVPASYLTHGLVFLDKYTEYRIQVLAFNPAGDGPRTPAITVRTKEDIPGPPNNLQFIDITMTSMRVTWDPPKMRNGQIVGYIVAYETAEQNDRFSKQVKQKVTETSLLVQPLEEEVTYTFTVRAQTIDFGPPISGNVTTGPQLGSPVAPSELAISKTVTSVDLQWTNGASGKGPLLGYYIETRRKAMEDWQHYDARWQTIVKSTNGPLTEYTISYQNLLPSTSYLFRVISYNRYGISYPAYSKDAVLTPSKLYFEYGYLQHRPFYRQTWFMVALAACSVVIIIMVIAILCVKSKSYKYKQEAQKTLEESMAMDVDDRQESDLELYRSRHAGGGAMNVASTCGTLGKRGTLARKSTHHPPPPTMLGKSPPRPSPASVAYHSDEESLKGYDENPDDSSVTEKPSEISSTDSQGSESENESVQSDPHSFVNHYANVNDSLRQSWKRQKPVRNYSSYTDSEPEGSAVVSLNGGQIIMNNMARSRAPLPGFSSFV, from the exons ATGGAGAAACTCGACTGGCCGAATCGGCGACGATCATTTCATCCgcaaaatttgataaaaactgGAGGAAGCAGGAGGAGAGCTTCGTTTCGGAAGCTATTTGCCGCTCTGTCGTTCATATGCATTGCGGGCGGCGCCTGCGCGACCG aATCACTTCAAGAGCCACGCTTCATAACGCAACCGTCCAGCAGCGGCAGTATCCTCAGCGAGGGTCGAACGAAAATATTGCAATGTCAAGCGAGAG GATATCCACAACCAAAGTATCGCTGGTTCAAAGACGGATTACCGCTGAACAACGAGCTCAGCTCCGAGCCCTACTATCGTATTCTGAATACTCGAAGAGAAGATGCAGGAACATATTATTGCGTGGCGAGTAACGAAGTCGGTTCTATATTCAGCGAACGGATAGCTTTTTCGGTTGCTT ATATGGAAGTCTTTGAAGATCTAACCGAGCGAGCGGTCCTAGTCGAATCGGGGGACGCAGCTGTTTTAAACTTGCCTGAAATTGAGAGTCATCCGATTCCCGAAGTTATCTGGCTAACTTCAAACGGACCGTTGGCTTACGACATCAAGTATGCCACCACGGCTAATCAGCACACCCTTCTCATTCTATCTGCTTCGGAAAGCGACCAAGGATACTACAG AGCGAGGGCGATAAACACCCAACTCGGTAAGGAAGAAAACAGTCCGTTCTTCAAACTCCAGGTGACCGGAGATCCGAACAAAGAGATTGCACCCAATATTATTGTAAAGCCTCAAGACACCCAAATAGTTAAGGATCATCCAGTCACTTATCTGCATTGTATAGCAAATGCAAG GCCGTTACACGAGCTGGAAACCCTTTGGTTCAAGGATGGTATACCGATCGAAAATGCCGGTATATCTTACAGCTTCAGGGATCTATGGAACCGAACACTTGGTCTGCTTTCTGCAAATTTGACCCACACTGGCCAATACACTTGCCACGTAAGCCTGAGGACCGGAGGCTATCCGACTGTCACTGCAAGCGCTAATATCACCGTTTACG AAAAACCTACTTTTATTAACGAATTGAGAAGAGAAATTCTTGGAGATTATGGTTCGACGATATCTATACCATGCGACGCGGTTGGCGTACCACCCCCAAAGGTTAGCTGGTTCAGAAATGCGGCTTCTGTAGATCATCTGTTGGGGATAAG GTATGATACGGAGGAGGATGGCTCTCTCGTTATCCGTAAATTGACCATGGAGGACTCTGGCATGTTCCAATGCCTTGCGACCAATGAAGCCGGGGAGTCATCTGTTTATACGTGGCTGAAGGCCAAAA CATCGATACCAGTTATGGAATCGCCACCTCGAAACGTAACTGTCTTGGACGGCAAAGATGCTTCGATAACGTGCAAAGCTGTCGCTGCGCCAGTGCCAAACGTCACATGGATTTATAACG ACGCAGATACGGTAGAAGTTGCCGGCAGAGTTCAAATTCTAGAGAACGGAGATCTGCTGTTAGCAGCTGTAATGCCAACTGACGCTGGAAAGTACACATGTATCAGGGCAAACGAAGCAGGGTCTGTAAATGGATCGGCTTATCTCACGGTATTAG TGAGAACACAAATTATTCAGCCACCGGTCGACACGTCGGTTCTACTCGGTTACACTGCCGAGCTGCAATGTAAAGTTTCCAGCGATCCAAAAGTGCCATACGATATCGCATGGTTTCATAACAAACA GGTTATAAATACAAGAGCAAGCCAAAGAGTGAAAATGCGAGATGACGGGGCCTTGGAGCTTGCTGCGGTAAGAGCCTCGGACGTGGGAGAGTACATGTGTTCTGTAGTATCGCCTGGGGGAAACGACACAAGAAAAGCCCGTCTTAGCGTTATAGAATTACCTTTTGCGCCTATAAATGTCCAGGCGGTGAGAATGGAGGAGATATCGCCACGAACGATAAACGTTAGCTGGGTGCCTGGATTTGATGGAAACAGTCCGACGAACAAATTCATAATACAAAGACGAGAAGTGCCTGAATTAG GCCCGATACCGGACCCGCTCTTAAACTGGGTTACCGAGCATAGTAACGTATCAGCTAGTAGTCGTTGGGTTCTCTTAGACAGCTTGAAAGCAGCAGCTGCATATCAGTTCCGAGTTAGCGCAGTAAACAGTGTTGGAGAGGGCCCTCCGTCAGATCCTAGCAACGTCATGGTGCTTCCGCAAGAAC CACCGTCCGGCCCGCCTCTTGGATTCGTCGGATCGGCGAGATCGTTTTCGGAAATAATAACTCAATGGCAGCCCCCGCTGGAGGAGCATCGTAACGGTCATATTTTGGGATATATTTTGCGATACCGATTGTACGGCTACAACGACAGTCCTTGGACTAATCAGAACATCACAAATGAGGCGCAGAGAAATTACTTGATAACGGATTTGATAACGTGGAAAGACTATATAGTTCAAATTGCAGCGTACAATGACAAAGGCGTTGGGATATTCACCGATGGTGTGAAGATTAAAACTAAGGAAGGCG TTCCTGAAGCCCCACCAACGAATCTGAAAGCCAGGGCGAGAAATTCTACAGCGGTAGAAGTATGGTGGAAGCCTCCGAATCCCCAGAAGATAAACGGCATAAATCAAGGCTACAAACTACAGGCTTGGATCGGTGGTAATTTTACCGAAGAAAATGAGTATAAGTCTACGACCGTTCCACCGAGCTTATTTGACCCTTTGGCTGAGCAGAGTGCCACGATTACAGGgctgaaaaaatacacattgTACAATATTACTGTCTTATGCTTTACTGATCCTGGAGACGGGGAGCGAAGCGCACCCGTTGAAATACGTACGAGTGAAGATG TTCCTGGTGCCAttgaaaatcttcaatttGACGAAATCAGCGACCGGGAGGTGACGGTGCGATGGAACCCGCCGCACGAAACTAATGGAATACTTACTGGTTATCAGTTGAAATACATGATAAAGGATTTACCAGAATCATTGCGGGTCGAAAATTTCACGGCAGACGTACAATcgacaaaaattcaacatctACAG GCAACTACACATTATAAATTTGAGGTAACTGCTTGGACGTCAAAAGGTGCAGGTAAATCAAGAATTGCAACGATCCAATCAGGCGTTGAGCCAGTGCTGCCAGAACCTCCAACCAAATTGGCTCTTTCAAACATTGACGCCTTCTCGGTAGTTCTTCAATTCACCCCAGGATTTGACGGCAACTCATCGATCACAAagtggactgtacag GCACAAACGTCGCGAAATATGACATGGTACACTGTCTATGAGGTATCTGATCCCGACGCAAGTACGATCACCGTTAAAGGATTAACCCCGTTTATGCAGTACAAGTTGAGACTAATCGCCAACAACGTTGTCGGTATGTCTGGCCCGTCCGAACCAACGAAAGAATTCCAGACAATCCAGGCGCCTCCTTCGCATCCCCCTCGAAACGTCACCGTCAGAGCTATGAGTGCGACCGAATTACGCGTCAGATGGATC CCACTGCAGCAAATAGAATGGTATGGAAATCCTAGAGGGTATAACATTACCTACAAAGAGCTGAGGACGAACAAGTCTAAGAGCATATCTATTGAAGACCACACAGCAAATTCCTACGTACTGGAGAATATGGAAGAATTTGCGCTATACGAAATTGTTATGAAGGCTTATAACGATGTTGGTTCGTCTTCTCCTAGTCCTAAGGCTATCGAGAGAACACGTGAATCGG TCCCGTCTCTTGGGCCAATCAGTGTTGAAGCAAATGCAACCTCTTCCACAACTATTGTTGTAAAATGGGGTGACATTCCCATTGAGCATCAAAATGGGCAGATTGAAGGCTTCAAAGTTTACTATGGCGCCAGTAATCGGTTACCATTtcagtataaaaatattccgacgAATGCCACATTCACAACTACTCTGACCGAACTACGAAAGTTTGTTCAATACCACATTCAAGTTCTCGCTTATACCAGGCTTGGTGACGGCGTCTTGAGCCTACCACCGATCAGAGTGCAGACCTTCGAAGATG CACCCGGGGCTCCGTCAAATGTATCTTTCCCGGACGTCAGCTTCTCAATGGCTCGTATAATCTGGGATACTCCTGAAGACCCTAACGGTGAAATTCTGGCGTACAAAGTCATGTTTCACCTAAACAGTAGTCAGGATCatcaattttcgaaagaatttcCAGCATCTGATAGAACCTTTAG gGCAACGGGATTAAAACAGGAAGAATATTACATGTTCTCTGTGACTGCCCAGACGAGATTAGGATGGGGAAAAACTGCGTATGCACTTGTATTGACTACTAATAACAGAGAACGACCTCAGCCACCGTCCGCTCCTCAAGTCAGCAGGTCGCAGGTGCAGAGTCGTCAAATCACATTCAGTTGGACTCCCGGGCGTGACGGATTTGCTCCGTTAAG ATATTACACAGTGCAAAAGGCTGAGAACTCTGGACCTTTTCAAACGATACCAGAAAGAGTGGATCCTTCGGTTAATTCGTACACTGCAAACAATCTCAAGCCATTCACACAGTATCAGTTTCGTATTCAAGCAACAAACGACATCGGCCCTTCAACATGGAGTGCCGAATCTGCTCAAGTTCAAACTTTGCCGACAG CCCCGTCACGCGCAGTAATCGGATTGAAAGTGGTGCCTATAACAAAATCGAGTGTAGAAGTTCACTGGGAACCCATAGAAGAAATTTACTGGAGTGGAGATCACGCTACAGGTGGTTATCGAGTCGTGTATCAACCAGTGTCTGATTTTCCGACCGCTCTTGAAGCTGCgccaaagaaaaatattccagGAATCAAG AACAATATGATGGTTTTAAGTGATCTAATGGAAgataaaaattacgaaatagtCGTTGTGCCATTCAACTCAGAAGGTGAAGGTCCTCCTTGTCCGCCAGTCACGGTATACGTCGGCGAGGCTGTTCCTACGGGAGAACCTCGGGAGCTCAATGCGAAGGCTCTATCGTCTACCGAAGTACATTTAAGTTGGAAACCGCCTCAGCTCGATATGCAAAACGGTGACCTCCTAGGTTACAAG ATATTTTACCTAGTCACGGATTCGCCGCAGGAATTTGAGAAGCCACAAGAGGAAGAAATCGAAGTCGTACCTGCGTCATATCTTACTCATGGTCTTGTTTTTCTTGACAAATACACCGAATATCGCATACAGGTTTTAGCCTTCAATCCAGCTGGAGACGGACCTCGAACACCGGCTATCACAGTCAGGACTAAGGAA gaTATTCCAGGGCCACcaaataatttgcaatttattgaCATAACTATGACAAGTATGCGCGTCACCTGGGATCCACCAAAGATGCGTAACGGCCAGATCGTTGGATACATTGTGGCGTACGAGACTGCAGAACAAAACGATC GGTTTAGCAAACAAGTTAAACAAAAAGTAACTGAAACAAGCCTGCTTGTCCAACCACTGGAGGAAGAAGTTACATACACGTTCACAGTCCGAGCTCAAACAATTGATTTTGGACCACCAATTTCTGGGAACGTTACAACCGGACCACAGCTTGGATCACCTGTAGCACCAAGCGAGCTTGCCATTTCGAAAACTGTAACCAGTGTCGACCTGCAGTGGACCAACGGTGCATCTGGAAAAGGACCTTTACTAGGTTATTACATTGAAACTAGACGCAAAG CTATGGAAGATTGGCAGCATT ATGATGCCCGCTGGCAAACGATAGTGAAGAGCACCAATGGTCCACTTACAGAATATACAATATCCTACCAGAATCTTCTACCATCTACCTCATATTTATTCAGAGTGATATCATACAATCGGTATGGTATCAGCTATCCAGCATATTCAAAGGATGcg GTTTTAACTCCTTCAAAGTTATACTTTGAATATGGATATCTTCAACACCGACCATTTTATCGACAAACCTGGTTTATGGTAGCTCTGGCTGCATGCTCAGTTGTTATAATAATCATGGTCATAGCAATACTGTGCGTGAAGAGTAAGAGCTATAAATATAAAC aagaAGCCCAAAAAACTCTGGAGGAATCGATGGCTATGGACGTAGATGATCGGCAGGAATCTGATTTAGAATTGTACAGATCGCGACATGCTGGTGGAGGAGCGATGAACGTGGCCAGCACATGTGGCACATTGGGCAAGCGAGGCACCTTGGCTCGTAAATCCACGCATCATCCCCCGCCTCCGACAATGCTGGGTAAATCTCCGCCTCGACCTTCTCCAGCATCTGTGGCTTATCACAGTGATGAGGAGAGTTTGAAGGGTTACGATGAAAACCCTGATGACAGTAGCGTAACGGAAAAACCGTCTGAGATCAGTTCTACGGATTCACAG GGATCCGAAAGTGAAAATGAGAGTGTCCAATCGGATCCTCACTCCTTTGTCAATCACTATGCTAATGTCAACGACTCGTTGAGACAGTCATGGAAACGACAAAAACCGGTTAGAAATTATTCCTCCTATACAGATTCTGAGCCAGAAGGAAGCGCGGTGGTCAGTCTGAACGGAGGACAGATCATAATGAATAACATGGCAAGGTCAAGGGCTCCTTTGCCTGGTTTTTCATCGTTTGTATGA